A window of Solanum stenotomum isolate F172 chromosome 3, ASM1918654v1, whole genome shotgun sequence contains these coding sequences:
- the LOC125859561 gene encoding peroxisomal membrane protein 11B: protein MNDTVDKLVIFLAKRDGIDKLVKTFQYVSKLVNWHVETTYPDIATRAKQWEVASGLSRKAFRTGRSLTGFNALRRSPGTSPGFRLLAVLANSGEMVYFFFDHFLWLARIGVIDPTYAKRMSFISAFGESVGYVFFVISDFILITRGLKAERRLLIEEKDSKETEGEIKKIRMDRIMRLMGVAANIADLIIAIAEIEPNPFCNHTVTLGISGLVSAWAGWYRNWPS from the coding sequence ATGAATGACACAGTGGACAAGCTGGTAATTTTCTTAGCAAAGAGAGATGGAATCGACAAGCTTGTCAAGACTTTCCAGTACGTCTCCAAACTCGTAAATTGGCACGTCGAGACGACGTACCCTGACATAGCCACTAGAGCCAAGCAATGGGAAGTGGCCTCTGGCCTCAGCAGAAAAGCCTTTAGGACAGGTCGATCCCTCACAGGATTCAACGCTCTCCGAAGAAGCCCGGGGACTTCCCCAGGTTTCAGGTTGCTAGCAGTTCTCGCCAATTCAGGGGAAATGGTTTATTTCTTCTTCGACCATTTCCTCTGGCTGGCGAGAATTGGAGTAATCGACCCCACATATGCAAAAAGGATGAGCTTTATTTCTGCATTTGGTGAGTCTGTTGGATACGTGTTTTTCGTTATTTCGGATTTTATTCTCATTACAAGGGGATTAAAAGCAGAGAGGAGGTTATTGATTGAAGAGAAGGATTCTAAAGAAacagaaggggaaattaagaaaattagaATGGATAGAATAATGAGATTGATGGGTGTGGCTGCTAATATTGCTGACCTTATAATAGCCATAGCTGAAATTGAACCAAATCCATTCTGCAACCATACAGTTACTTTAGGCATTAGTGGTTTAGTTTCTGCATGGGCTGGTTGGTATAGAAATTGGCCCTCCTGA